One window of the Bacteroidota bacterium genome contains the following:
- a CDS encoding CoA pyrophosphatase → MLLYSDADGHARFVLTQRPETMRDHSGQISFPGGRIEAGETALGAALRETEEEVGVAVAEEAVLGPLSGLYIPPTRFCVTPFVAALDDRPDFALNRIEVARLIEASVAELLDPDNVRTTVRHIRGVDYEVPYFALSGHVVWGATAMMLAEFCEVLRVAFSD, encoded by the coding sequence ATGTTGCTCTACAGCGACGCTGACGGCCACGCGCGATTCGTCCTTACGCAGCGTCCCGAGACCATGCGGGACCATAGCGGCCAGATATCCTTCCCGGGCGGACGCATCGAAGCCGGAGAGACCGCCCTCGGTGCGGCCCTGCGCGAGACCGAGGAGGAAGTCGGCGTGGCCGTAGCCGAAGAGGCCGTGCTGGGCCCCTTGTCGGGCCTCTACATTCCGCCGACTCGATTCTGTGTGACCCCGTTCGTCGCAGCCCTGGATGACCGCCCGGACTTCGCTCTAAACCGCATTGAGGTGGCCCGGCTCATCGAAGCGTCTGTGGCCGAGTTGCTCGACCCTGACAACGTGCGCACGACCGTTCGCCACATCCGCGGGGTCGACTACGAAGTGCCCTATTTCGCGCTCAGTGGCCACGTCGTCTGGGGGGCGACGGCCATGATGCTCGCCGAATTCTGTGAGGTCTTGCGCGTGGCCTTCAGCGACTAA
- a CDS encoding Spy/CpxP family protein refolding chaperone: MNHNRSIRSLLLLAVLAVGISPVLAQDAQRRGPRDDASPQERLERLADHLELSDTQRAELEPLLESHHTAMQVIHEDSKALRQRVRDGDLTQEEALAQRGDFEARIQAEREVLAQAAAPILSDQQQAKLFEMIDKRQSRRGDRRGARRGQRDGGS; this comes from the coding sequence ATGAACCATAATCGATCCATCCGGTCGCTCCTCCTCCTAGCCGTCCTCGCCGTCGGGATCAGCCCAGTCCTCGCTCAGGACGCCCAGCGCCGTGGTCCGCGTGACGATGCCTCGCCTCAAGAGCGCCTCGAACGGCTCGCCGACCACCTCGAACTCTCAGATACACAGCGCGCCGAGCTGGAGCCGCTCCTCGAAAGCCACCATACGGCTATGCAGGTCATCCATGAAGACAGCAAGGCCTTGCGCCAGCGGGTCCGGGACGGCGACCTCACGCAAGAAGAGGCGCTAGCCCAGCGAGGCGACTTCGAAGCGCGCATCCAGGCCGAGCGTGAGGTGCTGGCACAGGCCGCCGCGCCCATCCTCAGCGATCAACAACAAGCCAAGCTTTTCGAGATGATCGACAAACGCCAGAGCCGGCGCGGGGATCGCCGAGGCGCGCGCCGTGGTCAGCGCGACGGCGGCAGTTGA